Proteins encoded together in one Kingella oralis window:
- a CDS encoding ATP-binding protein has protein sequence MKLAQFLHQAASVLRRLDAWLPPEAIAPDWQASIAYRWTKAGNAGVLQGLPRPHTFPLARLAAVNSQMARLVRNTEQFLAGRPANNVLLTGARGTGKSSLVKALLHEYAERGLRLIEVDKNDLATLPALLILLESRPEKFIVFCDDLSFEEGEDGYKALKTALDGSLSRRADNVLVYATSNRRHLMPEYMDDNANTHTGRGGEIHAKEAVEEKVSLSDRFGLWLSFYPFDQNEYLAAVENWLADFRLPLDETARHAALNWAQMRGSRSGRTAYQFACDWAGRLPDERRVFE, from the coding sequence ATGAAACTCGCCCAATTTTTGCACCAAGCCGCATCCGTGTTGCGCCGCCTAGACGCATGGCTGCCGCCCGAAGCCATCGCCCCCGATTGGCAAGCCAGCATCGCCTATCGCTGGACAAAAGCAGGCAACGCAGGCGTGTTGCAAGGCTTGCCACGCCCGCACACCTTTCCGCTAGCCCGCCTTGCCGCCGTAAACAGCCAAATGGCGCGGCTGGTGCGCAATACCGAGCAATTTTTAGCAGGGCGACCCGCCAACAACGTCTTACTCACAGGCGCGCGCGGCACAGGCAAATCATCGCTGGTAAAAGCCCTGCTGCACGAATACGCCGAGCGCGGCTTGCGGCTGATTGAAGTGGACAAAAACGACTTGGCAACGCTGCCCGCACTGCTGATTTTGCTGGAAAGCCGTCCCGAAAAATTCATCGTGTTCTGCGACGATTTATCGTTTGAAGAAGGCGAAGACGGCTACAAAGCCCTGAAAACCGCGCTGGATGGCAGCCTATCGCGCCGCGCAGACAACGTGTTGGTGTATGCCACTTCCAACCGCCGCCACCTGATGCCCGAATACATGGACGACAACGCCAACACGCACACAGGGCGCGGCGGCGAAATCCATGCCAAAGAAGCGGTGGAAGAAAAAGTATCGCTGTCCGACCGCTTTGGCTTGTGGTTGAGCTTTTATCCGTTTGACCAAAATGAATACTTGGCAGCGGTGGAAAACTGGCTAGCAGATTTCAGGCTGCCTTTGGACGAAACCGCGCGACACGCCGCGTTGAACTGGGCGCAAATGCGCGGCAGCCGCTCGGGGCGCACCGCATATCAGTTTGCTTGCGATTGGGCGGGGCGATTGCCTGATGAGCGGCGGGTGTTTGAGTAG
- a CDS encoding GyrI-like domain-containing protein, which produces MLDYTSVPIPLRIIGIQQRTTLDKAHETLGEMWQQWEGNHKANRLPSFTMTIYCVYQYFDDAPNDVLITIGRITATDFPLPSFASETHIPAQDYARFIVPEPSAQSVYQTWGEIEDNGSLKRTFTTDFETYMLDGLPRIYVGVEPPAAE; this is translated from the coding sequence ATGCTTGACTACACCTCCGTCCCCATCCCCCTGCGCATCATCGGCATCCAACAGCGCACCACGCTAGACAAAGCCCACGAAACGCTGGGCGAAATGTGGCAGCAATGGGAAGGCAACCACAAAGCCAACCGCCTGCCCTCGTTCACCATGACGATTTACTGCGTGTACCAATATTTTGACGACGCACCCAACGACGTGCTCATCACCATCGGGCGCATCACCGCCACCGATTTCCCGCTGCCCAGCTTCGCCAGCGAAACCCACATCCCCGCGCAAGACTACGCCCGCTTTATCGTGCCCGAGCCAAGCGCGCAAAGCGTGTACCAAACATGGGGCGAAATTGAAGACAACGGCAGCCTGAAACGCACCTTCACCACCGATTTTGAAACCTATATGCTGGACGGTTTGCCGCGCATCTATGTGGGCGTTGAACCGCCCGCAGCCGAATAA
- a CDS encoding arsenate reductase: MTIQLYGIPNCATVKKARAWLDEHHIAHEFINFKTQAPTREWLSDCLKQIPLDTLLNKRGTTWRKLTPEQQAQANSEAGAIALMMAQPSVIKRPVLVCGGKITVGFDADAYAALFQAAS; the protein is encoded by the coding sequence ATGACCATCCAGCTCTACGGCATCCCCAACTGCGCCACCGTGAAAAAAGCCCGCGCATGGCTAGACGAACACCACATCGCGCACGAATTCATCAACTTCAAAACCCAAGCCCCCACGCGCGAATGGCTTTCAGACTGCCTCAAACAAATCCCGCTGGACACGCTGCTCAACAAACGCGGCACCACATGGCGCAAGCTCACGCCCGAGCAGCAAGCCCAAGCCAATAGCGAAGCGGGCGCGATTGCGCTAATGATGGCGCAACCGAGCGTCATCAAACGCCCCGTGCTGGTGTGTGGTGGCAAGATTACCGTTGGCTTTGACGCAGATGCTTATGCCGCGCTGTTTCAGGCTGCCTCTTAA
- a CDS encoding UDP-2,3-diacylglucosamine diphosphatase: protein MSVSMPAPMPILFIADLHLSDHTPGLNALFARFLRDWQGKAAALYILGDLFDAWTGDDDDSATAAQVAQQLADFAADAPVYFIAGNRDFLLGKRYAAQCRMTLLPENQIVEYFGKTILLTHGDEMCTDDVGYLRYRKIMRNKIVQKILLSLPFRTRKNIAAKLRAASRERKRQPENYAIADVTEQGVQAALARHPHAQIIIHGHTHRPAHHVHTFCQREISRYVLQDWHDGKGGYLLLDERGVHAHGLPE, encoded by the coding sequence ATGTCTGTCTCTATGCCCGCCCCCATGCCCATCTTGTTCATTGCCGATTTGCACCTCTCCGACCACACGCCCGGCCTCAACGCCCTGTTTGCCCGATTTCTGCGCGATTGGCAGGGCAAAGCCGCCGCGCTCTACATCTTGGGCGATTTGTTTGACGCGTGGACGGGCGATGACGACGACAGCGCCACCGCCGCCCAAGTAGCGCAGCAGCTTGCCGACTTCGCCGCCGATGCACCCGTGTATTTCATCGCGGGCAATCGCGATTTTTTGCTGGGCAAACGCTACGCCGCCCAATGCCGCATGACGCTGCTGCCCGAAAACCAAATCGTTGAATATTTTGGAAAGACCATTTTGCTCACCCACGGCGATGAAATGTGCACCGACGATGTGGGCTATCTGCGCTACCGCAAAATCATGCGCAACAAAATTGTGCAAAAAATCCTGCTGTCGCTGCCGTTTCGCACGCGCAAAAACATTGCCGCCAAGCTACGCGCCGCCAGCCGCGAGCGCAAAAGGCAGCCTGAAAACTACGCCATCGCCGATGTAACCGAACAAGGCGTTCAGGCTGCCTTAGCCCGCCACCCGCACGCGCAAATCATTATCCACGGGCACACCCACCGCCCCGCCCATCATGTGCACACCTTTTGCCAGCGCGAAATCAGCCGCTATGTGCTGCAAGATTGGCACGACGGCAAAGGCGGCTATCTGCTGCTGGACGAACGCGGCGTGCACGCGCACGGCTTGCCCGAATAG
- a CDS encoding polyamine aminopropyltransferase translates to MKPHRTLIISVFIVASCGLAYELITAALASYLLGDSIFQYSLIIGLYLFSMGIGAHLTRYIADKDVLHRFIEIELLVGLIGGISALFLFTAFGIAAAPFRTLLYALVAVIGTVVGMEIPLVMRVLNEQRLAFKDTVARVLTFDYMGALAVSLLFPLFLAPKLGMARSALLFGLLNAAVALLTARVFRLHLPRYRSLKWRSYAVLLLLLVAFVFANRWVFQAEQRYFGDPVVFESHSPYQRLVVTQWKDDTRLYINGNLQFSSRDEARYHEALVIPAMQAAAQHKRVLILGGGDGLAAREVLKYPQVQQVTLVDLDPDMTRTFQTSAKLVALNQNALNHPKLRIINDDAAQWLQHTAAQFDVIIIDLPDPSNFALGKLYSVPMYRLVARHLAAGGKMVVQSTSPYFAPHAYWSVVATLEAAGLKTAPYHVYVPSFGEWGYVLAGAEADFRLPIRVDVPTRFLNAAEMAQMFRFPADMARREVEPNYLNNQKLVAYFEQDWANVMR, encoded by the coding sequence ATGAAACCCCACCGCACCCTTATCATCTCCGTGTTTATCGTTGCCAGCTGCGGCTTGGCGTATGAACTCATCACCGCCGCGCTGGCAAGCTATCTGCTGGGCGACAGCATTTTCCAATACTCGCTCATCATCGGGCTGTATCTGTTTTCCATGGGCATCGGCGCGCACCTCACGCGCTACATCGCCGATAAAGACGTGTTGCACCGCTTTATAGAAATCGAGCTGCTGGTGGGGTTGATTGGCGGTATTTCCGCGCTGTTTCTGTTTACCGCGTTCGGCATCGCCGCCGCGCCGTTTCGCACGCTGCTGTATGCGCTGGTTGCCGTTATCGGCACGGTGGTCGGCATGGAAATCCCGCTGGTGATGCGCGTGCTCAACGAGCAACGGCTCGCATTCAAAGACACCGTTGCCCGCGTGCTCACCTTTGACTACATGGGCGCGCTTGCCGTGTCGCTGCTGTTTCCGCTTTTCCTTGCGCCCAAGCTCGGCATGGCACGCTCCGCGCTGCTGTTCGGCTTGCTCAACGCCGCCGTTGCCCTGCTCACCGCGCGCGTTTTCAGGCTGCATCTGCCGCGCTATCGCAGCCTGAAATGGCGCAGCTACGCCGTGCTGCTGTTGCTGCTGGTTGCCTTTGTTTTTGCCAACCGCTGGGTGTTCCAAGCCGAGCAGCGTTATTTTGGCGACCCCGTGGTGTTTGAAAGCCATTCGCCCTACCAGCGGCTGGTGGTAACGCAATGGAAAGACGATACCCGCTTGTATATTAACGGCAATTTGCAATTCTCCTCGCGCGACGAAGCCCGTTACCACGAAGCCCTTGTCATCCCCGCCATGCAAGCCGCCGCGCAGCACAAGCGCGTGTTGATTTTGGGCGGCGGCGATGGTTTGGCGGCGCGAGAAGTGTTGAAATATCCGCAAGTTCAACAAGTTACGCTAGTGGATTTAGACCCCGATATGACGCGCACTTTTCAAACGTCTGCCAAACTGGTTGCCCTGAACCAAAACGCACTCAACCATCCCAAGCTGCGCATCATCAACGACGATGCCGCGCAATGGCTGCAACACACCGCCGCGCAGTTTGATGTCATCATCATTGACCTGCCCGACCCCTCCAATTTTGCGCTGGGCAAGCTGTATTCCGTGCCGATGTACCGTCTGGTGGCGCGGCATTTGGCAGCGGGCGGCAAGATGGTGGTGCAATCCACCTCGCCTTATTTTGCGCCCCATGCGTATTGGTCGGTGGTGGCGACGCTGGAAGCGGCAGGGTTGAAAACCGCGCCGTATCATGTGTATGTGCCCAGCTTCGGCGAATGGGGTTATGTGTTGGCGGGCGCAGAAGCCGATTTCAGGCTGCCCATCCGCGTGGACGTGCCTACCCGTTTTTTGAACGCGGCGGAAATGGCGCAAATGTTCCGCTTCCCCGCCGACATGGCGCGGCGCGAGGTTGAACCGAATTATCTGAATAACCAAAAATTGGTGGCGTATTTTGAGCAGGATTGGGCGAATGTGATGCGGTGA
- a CDS encoding DUF4276 family protein has translation MVKIGFIVEGASEKKLLETSQNFRDFFAKCGFELVKVQDAKGGGNLLPEYMDSHLAEFANLGVEKLFVLTDLEDDPCAENVRKRISHEKIEFIFIAIKALEAWYLADSQAMCNFLQISQFHEEYPEQTQDKPWERIREIINEKSVRGVGSKLICANRMAKYWDFSIERAAQHPNCPSAKEFVQYFNPSAQ, from the coding sequence ATGGTAAAAATCGGCTTTATCGTGGAAGGAGCAAGCGAAAAGAAACTGCTGGAAACATCACAAAATTTCCGTGATTTCTTTGCCAAATGCGGTTTTGAGTTGGTCAAAGTACAAGATGCAAAAGGCGGGGGGAATCTGCTGCCTGAATATATGGATTCACATTTGGCGGAATTTGCCAATTTAGGTGTGGAGAAATTATTTGTTTTGACTGATTTGGAAGATGATCCTTGTGCCGAAAATGTGCGCAAACGCATATCACACGAGAAGATTGAATTTATATTTATCGCCATTAAAGCATTGGAAGCATGGTATTTGGCGGACTCGCAAGCCATGTGCAATTTTTTACAAATTAGTCAATTCCATGAAGAATATCCCGAGCAGACACAAGATAAACCTTGGGAGCGTATTCGTGAAATCATCAACGAAAAAAGCGTGCGCGGCGTGGGTTCAAAACTAATCTGCGCTAACCGTATGGCGAAATATTGGGATTTCTCCATTGAACGCGCTGCACAACACCCCAACTGCCCGAGCGCAAAAGAGTTTGTTCAGTATTTCAATCCATCTGCCCAGTGA
- a CDS encoding AAA family ATPase → MKIKRLEIKGYKSIGHLVLEDVPSLMVLAGANGAGKSNLVEALAFFGAVIRYGLDSAIKDFGGLSDILPKRNDSEVSKEMLLKIEVNLNSAIFSYLSKLRFSEDGNFIIEEELSKDNNIVFISNIENTKEAEAILSEYKSNMNELANKIKEARSDVAQYLNNHAYETLKEFRLTSSKPSKFSTLLMIEDFDYIELFDFVTNIKIFRIDPFTAKYPSRDIINSDELNPNGNNITAVLAKLEKDDDFRETLMEWLELIVPQMQEINASANRLDGSVGLSFTEASGKQFPAHLISDGTIYVICILTAILSRYNEYGITIIEEPERGIHPKAIGEIIGFIRNKMAESGKHTVILTTHSESVVRNSEVEELFFVQQENGATQVKSLRGSSVDKNKIPLDTAWLTNILGGGSPW, encoded by the coding sequence ATGAAAATCAAGCGATTGGAAATCAAAGGCTATAAAAGTATTGGACATTTAGTGCTGGAAGATGTGCCTTCTTTGATGGTGCTGGCTGGGGCAAATGGGGCGGGGAAGAGTAATTTGGTGGAGGCGTTGGCGTTTTTTGGGGCGGTAATACGTTATGGGTTAGATAGTGCTATTAAAGATTTTGGTGGATTGAGTGATATTTTGCCAAAGAGAAACGATAGTGAAGTATCAAAAGAAATGCTGTTAAAAATAGAAGTAAATTTAAATAGCGCAATTTTTTCCTATTTATCAAAATTAAGATTTTCAGAAGATGGAAATTTTATTATTGAAGAAGAATTATCAAAAGATAATAATATTGTTTTTATTAGTAATATTGAAAATACAAAAGAAGCTGAGGCTATTCTTAGTGAATATAAAAGTAATATGAATGAATTGGCAAATAAAATTAAGGAAGCAAGGAGTGATGTTGCACAATATTTAAATAACCATGCTTATGAAACTTTAAAAGAATTTCGTTTAACCAGCTCTAAACCATCTAAGTTTTCTACATTATTAATGATTGAAGATTTTGACTATATTGAGCTATTTGATTTTGTAACTAATATAAAAATTTTCCGTATTGACCCATTCACCGCTAAATATCCCAGCCGCGACATCATCAATTCAGATGAACTTAACCCCAATGGCAACAACATCACTGCCGTACTCGCCAAACTAGAAAAGGACGATGATTTCCGCGAAACCCTGATGGAATGGCTGGAACTCATCGTTCCGCAAATGCAAGAAATCAATGCCTCTGCTAATCGCTTGGATGGTTCGGTAGGTTTATCCTTTACAGAAGCCAGCGGTAAACAATTCCCTGCACACCTGATTTCAGACGGCACAATTTATGTGATTTGTATCCTAACTGCCATTCTAAGCCGCTATAACGAGTACGGAATTACGATTATTGAAGAGCCCGAGCGCGGCATTCATCCCAAAGCCATTGGCGAGATTATCGGCTTTATCCGCAACAAAATGGCAGAATCAGGCAAACACACGGTTATTCTGACCACTCACAGCGAATCTGTGGTACGGAATAGCGAAGTGGAAGAACTGTTTTTTGTGCAGCAGGAAAATGGAGCAACACAAGTGAAAAGTTTGCGGGGTTCAAGCGTGGATAAAAACAAAATTCCCTTAGATACCGCTTGGCTAACCAATATTTTGGGTGGAGGCTCGCCATGGTAA
- the ettA gene encoding energy-dependent translational throttle protein EttA, translating into MSQQYVYSMLRVSKVVPPQKTIIKDISLSFFPGAKIGLLGLNGAGKSTVLRIMAGVDKEFEGEAVPMGGIKIGYLPQEPELDPEKTVREEVESGLGEVAAAQKRLEEVYAEYANPDADFDALAEEQGRLEAIIAAGSSTGGGAEHELEIAADALRLPEWDAKIGNLSGGEKRRVALCKLLLSKPDMLLLDEPTNHLDAESVEWLEQFLVRFPGTVVAVTHDRYFLDNAAEWILELDRGHGIPWKGNYSSWLEQKEKRLENEAKSEAARVKAMKQELEWVRQNAKGRQAKSKARLARFEEMSNYEYQKRNETQEIFIPVAERLGNEVIEFVNVSKSFGDKVLIDDLSFKVPAGAIVGIIGPNGAGKSTLFKMISGKEQPDSGEVKIGQTVKMSLIDQSRDGLQNDKTVFDNIAEGRDILQVGQFEIPARAYLGRFNFKGSDQSKIAGQLSGGERGRLHLAKTLLAGGNVLLLDEPSNDLDVETLRALEDALLEFAGSVMVISHDRWFLDRIATHILACEGDSKWVFFDGNYQEYEADKKRRLGEEGAKPKRIRYKPVTR; encoded by the coding sequence ATGTCCCAACAATACGTCTATTCCATGCTGCGCGTGAGCAAAGTCGTGCCGCCGCAGAAAACCATCATCAAAGACATCTCCCTGTCGTTCTTTCCGGGCGCGAAAATCGGTCTTTTAGGGCTGAACGGCGCAGGCAAGTCCACCGTGTTACGCATTATGGCGGGCGTGGACAAAGAATTTGAAGGCGAAGCCGTGCCGATGGGCGGCATCAAAATCGGCTATCTGCCACAAGAGCCGGAGCTTGACCCCGAAAAAACCGTGCGCGAAGAAGTGGAAAGCGGCTTGGGCGAAGTGGCCGCCGCGCAGAAGCGTTTGGAAGAAGTGTATGCCGAATACGCCAATCCTGATGCCGATTTTGACGCGCTGGCGGAAGAGCAGGGCCGCTTGGAAGCGATTATCGCGGCGGGGTCGTCCACGGGCGGCGGTGCGGAACACGAATTGGAAATCGCCGCCGATGCGTTGAGGCTACCTGAATGGGATGCCAAAATCGGCAATCTGTCCGGCGGTGAAAAACGCCGCGTTGCCCTGTGCAAACTCTTGCTTTCCAAGCCCGACATGCTGCTGCTGGACGAGCCGACCAACCACTTGGACGCGGAATCGGTGGAATGGCTGGAACAATTCCTCGTGCGCTTCCCCGGCACGGTGGTCGCGGTAACACACGACCGCTATTTCTTGGACAACGCCGCCGAATGGATTTTGGAGCTCGACCGCGGCCACGGCATCCCGTGGAAAGGCAATTACTCATCGTGGCTGGAACAAAAAGAAAAACGCTTGGAAAACGAAGCCAAATCCGAAGCCGCGCGCGTGAAAGCCATGAAGCAGGAATTGGAATGGGTGCGCCAAAACGCCAAAGGCCGCCAAGCCAAATCCAAAGCCCGTTTGGCGCGTTTTGAAGAAATGTCCAATTACGAATACCAAAAACGCAACGAAACACAGGAAATTTTTATCCCCGTCGCCGAGCGTTTGGGCAACGAAGTGATTGAATTTGTGAATGTTTCCAAATCGTTTGGCGACAAAGTGCTGATTGACGATTTGAGCTTCAAAGTGCCTGCGGGCGCGATTGTCGGCATCATCGGCCCGAACGGCGCGGGTAAATCGACGCTGTTTAAAATGATTTCGGGCAAAGAGCAGCCCGATTCCGGCGAAGTGAAAATCGGCCAAACCGTCAAAATGTCGCTCATCGACCAAAGCCGCGACGGCCTGCAAAACGACAAAACCGTGTTTGACAACATCGCCGAAGGCCGCGATATTTTGCAGGTAGGCCAGTTTGAAATCCCCGCCCGCGCCTATTTGGGACGCTTCAACTTCAAAGGCAGCGACCAAAGCAAAATCGCAGGGCAACTTTCGGGCGGCGAACGCGGGCGTTTGCATTTGGCGAAAACCCTGCTCGCGGGCGGCAACGTGCTGCTTTTGGACGAACCCTCCAACGATTTGGACGTGGAAACCCTGCGCGCGCTGGAAGACGCGCTGCTCGAATTTGCCGGCAGCGTGATGGTGATTTCGCACGACCGCTGGTTCCTCGACCGCATCGCCACGCATATCTTGGCTTGTGAAGGCGATTCGAAATGGGTGTTCTTCGACGGCAACTATCAGGAATACGAAGCCGACAAGAAACGCCGTTTGGGCGAAGAGGGCGCGAAACCGAAACGGATTCGGTATAAACCGGTTACCCGATAG
- a CDS encoding DUF2130 domain-containing protein, with translation MHEIKCPHCHTAFTINEASYADILNQVRTQEFQAEVHERLAQAQAQAKSELAVQQAQDKQRYSQTLAQKEAQIAELAHQLANHEKDNQLALANLSGSLKSELAEKTRQITELQSQNQALAQRMSLERELAIREALAAKERELTELAAQLQLRDSQNQLAQNALRERYEIQLKHKDEEVAFYKDFKARQSTKMVGESLEAHCETEFNRIRAMAFPQAQFGKDNDAAGGSKGDYIFREQDGAGNEIVSIMFEMKNENDETATKKKNEHFFKELDKDRREKNCEYAVLVSLLESDSELYNGGIVDVSHAYPKMYVVRPQFFIPIISLLRNAGLNALKYKQEVAAMREQHIDITNFENELDDFREKFGRNYRLASEKFQAAIKHIDDTIRHLEKTKADLLGTENNLRLANNKAEELTVKKLTRKNPTMKAKFDALKNGDLE, from the coding sequence ATGCACGAAATCAAATGCCCCCACTGCCACACCGCCTTCACTATCAACGAAGCCAGCTACGCCGACATCCTCAACCAAGTCCGCACCCAAGAATTTCAAGCCGAAGTGCATGAACGCCTTGCCCAAGCCCAAGCGCAAGCCAAAAGCGAACTCGCCGTCCAGCAAGCCCAAGACAAGCAACGATACAGCCAAACCCTCGCGCAAAAAGAAGCCCAAATCGCCGAGCTTGCCCACCAACTCGCCAACCACGAAAAAGACAACCAACTCGCCCTCGCCAACCTATCAGGCAGCCTGAAAAGCGAATTAGCCGAAAAAACCCGCCAAATCACCGAGCTGCAAAGCCAAAACCAAGCCCTCGCCCAACGCATGAGCTTAGAACGCGAACTTGCCATCCGCGAAGCCCTCGCCGCCAAAGAACGCGAACTCACCGAGCTTGCCGCCCAGCTCCAACTGCGCGACAGCCAAAACCAACTCGCCCAAAACGCCCTGCGCGAACGCTACGAAATCCAGCTCAAACACAAAGACGAAGAAGTCGCGTTCTACAAAGACTTCAAAGCCCGCCAATCCACCAAAATGGTCGGCGAAAGCCTGGAAGCCCATTGCGAAACCGAGTTCAACCGCATCCGCGCCATGGCGTTCCCGCAAGCCCAGTTCGGCAAAGACAACGATGCCGCCGGCGGCAGCAAAGGCGACTACATCTTCCGCGAGCAAGACGGCGCAGGCAACGAAATCGTCTCCATCATGTTTGAAATGAAAAACGAAAACGACGAAACCGCCACCAAAAAGAAAAACGAACACTTTTTCAAAGAGCTGGACAAAGACCGCCGCGAAAAAAACTGCGAATACGCCGTGCTCGTCTCGCTGCTGGAAAGCGACAGCGAACTCTACAACGGCGGCATTGTGGACGTATCCCACGCCTACCCCAAAATGTACGTCGTGCGCCCCCAGTTTTTCATCCCCATCATCTCCCTGTTGCGCAACGCAGGGCTCAACGCCCTCAAATACAAACAAGAAGTCGCCGCCATGCGCGAGCAACACATCGACATCACCAACTTTGAAAACGAGCTCGACGACTTCCGCGAAAAATTCGGGCGCAACTACCGCCTCGCCAGCGAGAAGTTTCAGGCTGCCATCAAACACATCGACGACACCATCCGCCATCTGGAAAAAACCAAAGCCGACCTCTTGGGCACGGAAAACAACCTGCGCCTTGCCAACAACAAAGCCGAAGAGCTAACCGTCAAAAAACTCACGCGCAAAAATCCGACCATGAAAGCCAAGTTTGATGCGCTGAAAAACGGCGATTTGGAATAA